CGTTCGTACACTCCCTGTATTTTTCTAAGCGATCGACGCACAGCATCCGGCGCATCTATCATGTCCACAAGCACATTCTCACTCCCGCGTAGTGAGGCGAGCGCGTCCACATTCCCGGAGCAGTCCGGCATCGACACGACGAATTCCTGTCCTGCTTCGGCTGAAAGATAGCGGGCTATGTCGAGCGTCTTCGAATAGAGAAACCCTTCGGGCTCGAATTCCGGCATCGCATCGCGCGATGGAACGGACGGATGGAACCACATTGTGTTCTGACCGAATTCATAATTCGCATCGCGAAAATACCCGGCGTGGCCTGAAGCGCCGAGATTATGCCAGTAGACATGGAACGCATCGCCGGCAAGATATGTCCTTTTCATCGTATCGCGCTGACGCTTCACTATCCGTTCGGGATCCGTCCAGTATCTCCTGATCTCTTCTGCATCAGTTATAGTCTCTTTCGGTGCATGGGACAGCGGCGCCTGCACCGACACCAGACAGCGATCGACGATATCATTATTCCAGAACGCCGTCCAGCGCTTTTTCACCATATCCCAATCAGCCGTGCCGAACATGTCGCCCCCCGCTTCTATCGCTCAGTATATTCGAACCAGTCGAAATCCGCATGGCAGCGAACGCCGGAAAGGTCCTGACAGCATATACCCACGAACGCGCCGGTAAAACCCCAGGTCCGGGAATAATCATCGGAGAGTTTGCTCGCATCGAGCACGGGTCCTATCGAATGCCATTTCGAGCCATCGAATGAATATGAGAATTGAAGACGCTCGTGATCGACATCCGCCTTAAGAAAAACGCGCGCTGTGCCGAGCGGCACACGTTCTGCCGTTTCTTCGAACACGTCGTAGTCGCGCGATATAACGGCAATATGTCTGCCGATGTCCTCATCATGCGATACATGGAGATAAAAGAATCGATCGGTATCATAATAACAGATAAGCCCGGCCATCTGCTGGAAGGAGACCGGATCGAATTCCAAACACGTCGCGGCAGTATACGAGAACGCCTGCTGACGCCGGGCGAGAAGCGACTGGCGATGATTTGACGCAAGCGATTCCCGTCCATAGAGCCTGAGATATCCCTTCCTCGCGGTCAGCGTTATCCAATCCTCGGTCATCGGCACACGGAGCGACTGGAAACAGAGCGGTATCGTGCTATCATCGAAATCATCGCGCACCGGTTCTGCCGGGAACGGATGGGATACGATATCCGGAGCGGGTACAGCGCTCTCCGGTGCGTTCCCGCCGGTATGGAGAGAAAGCCAATCGTCCTTCCATACGACTTTCTGCAGCGATGTCTCCCTGCCGAGCACACAGCGCTTTTTCTCGGTGATGGGACGCGATGCCAGATGCGCGATATACCATTCGCCGTTCTGCGTTTCTACAAGCGATGCATGCCCCGCTTTCTGCAGTGTAACGCCCGCATCGTTCGCCGATGTGAGTATGGGGTTGTGCGGATGCACCTCATACGGGCCGGTGATAGAACGGGAACGGGCAATGGTCACCGCGTGCTTGTATCCGGTGCCGCCCTCGGCGAGCATGAGGTAGTAAAAACCGTTCCGCTTATAGATATGCGGCCCTTCGGTACAGCCGAGCGATGTTCCGGGGAAAATATTCCTGACCGGACCGATAAGCCGCTTCTCTTTCCTCGAATATTCCTGCAGCAGTGTTCCGCCGAATCGATTCTTCCCTTTCCGATGATCGACGATCATATTGACGAGATAACTCTTCCCGTCGTCATCATGGAAGAGCGACGGATCGAAGCCGCTCGCATTGAGATATATCGGATCCGTCCACGGGCCCATGATATCCTCAGCCGTGACAAGATAATTATGTGTGTCCTTCCAAATACCGATGAAATTCTTCACATCGGTATAACAGAGATAGAACGTTCCTTCATGATGCGTAAGACATGGGGCCCAAATGCCGCCGGAATCCGGATCGCCCCTCATGTCAAGCTGCGAAACCCTGTTGAGCACGCGCGTGAGCAGACGCCAATGAACGAGATCGCGCGAGTGATGTATCTGCACGCCGGGAAACCATTCGAATGTCGACGTGGCAATGTAGTAGTCATCACCGACGCGGCATATCGACGGATCGGGATTAAAGCCCGGCAGGATAGGGTTTCGTATTTCCACACCTTATTCCTTCGGCGCGGTGAACACGAACGATCGATAATTGATCGGCGCTTTTAATTCGCCGATGCCGGCGGTAAGGCCCATCCACGATCCGCGGCCCGCGCCGTCGTTCTCATTGACAATGAAGTTGACGGGCATGACGCGAAGCGCGTATGCGGGAG
The sequence above is a segment of the Spirochaetota bacterium genome. Coding sequences within it:
- a CDS encoding trimethylamine corrinoid protein 2, with translation MFGTADWDMVKKRWTAFWNNDIVDRCLVSVQAPLSHAPKETITDAEEIRRYWTDPERIVKRQRDTMKRTYLAGDAFHVYWHNLGASGHAGYFRDANYEFGQNTMWFHPSVPSRDAMPEFEPEGFLYSKTLDIARYLSAEAGQEFVVSMPDCSGNVDALASLRGSENVLVDMIDAPDAVRRSLRKIQGVYERTYDDVMPILAKNNDGGSSIGWLRTWAPGLHAQMQSDISVMISPESFNEFVAEELRTQCDYLDYPLYHFDGIEQIRHLDTLLSIKKLRAIQWTQVAGQPKATEHIDVLTRIQKSGKALLICVNPDQIRPLMSALSSKGLALITTAKSADEADAIVSQVQSLTHD
- a CDS encoding glycoside hydrolase family 43 protein, producing MEIRNPILPGFNPDPSICRVGDDYYIATSTFEWFPGVQIHHSRDLVHWRLLTRVLNRVSQLDMRGDPDSGGIWAPCLTHHEGTFYLCYTDVKNFIGIWKDTHNYLVTAEDIMGPWTDPIYLNASGFDPSLFHDDDGKSYLVNMIVDHRKGKNRFGGTLLQEYSRKEKRLIGPVRNIFPGTSLGCTEGPHIYKRNGFYYLMLAEGGTGYKHAVTIARSRSITGPYEVHPHNPILTSANDAGVTLQKAGHASLVETQNGEWYIAHLASRPITEKKRCVLGRETSLQKVVWKDDWLSLHTGGNAPESAVPAPDIVSHPFPAEPVRDDFDDSTIPLCFQSLRVPMTEDWITLTARKGYLRLYGRESLASNHRQSLLARRQQAFSYTAATCLEFDPVSFQQMAGLICYYDTDRFFYLHVSHDEDIGRHIAVISRDYDVFEETAERVPLGTARVFLKADVDHERLQFSYSFDGSKWHSIGPVLDASKLSDDYSRTWGFTGAFVGICCQDLSGVRCHADFDWFEYTER